One segment of Streptomyces sp. NBC_00576 DNA contains the following:
- a CDS encoding DUF397 domain-containing protein, whose amino-acid sequence MSGEVLNWFKSSYSDGEGGDCLEAAYTWRRSSRSSGGGGECVEVAACPHAIHLRDSKNPTGPHLTLSPTTWSAFLRQAAV is encoded by the coding sequence ATGAGCGGCGAGGTACTCAACTGGTTCAAATCCAGCTACAGCGACGGTGAGGGCGGCGACTGCCTCGAAGCCGCCTACACCTGGCGCAGGTCCAGCCGCAGCAGCGGCGGGGGCGGCGAATGCGTAGAGGTCGCCGCCTGCCCCCACGCCATCCACCTCCGCGACTCCAAGAATCCCACCGGCCCCCACCTCACCCTCTCCCCCACCACCTGGTCCGCCTTCCTCCGCCAGGCCGCTGTGTAA
- a CDS encoding helix-turn-helix domain-containing protein — MAYVTEDADQRPETPAEEDGTWGLFTALGKMLKVLREREGLTQKQFGEMVGYGPDAISAMERGVRITRPELLKKADELLNAGGLLTQAIPEVEAAMKKARTRHPEWYRGYADMEAEAIELHHYCNHAVHGLLQTEDHAQAVFSKRRPFLSEQLIEKRMADRLDRQKVFDRWPAPIVSYVLEEVVLDRPIGGRPVHQEQLRRIVHLNNMRNVEIQVMPTRCEEHPCLGGAFNLLVPKSQGQVAYTEAQGYPRLITDPEEVRKIADRYGIMRAMALSPRESRSLIEKKLEEL; from the coding sequence GTGGCGTACGTGACTGAGGATGCGGATCAGAGGCCGGAGACCCCTGCGGAGGAGGACGGCACCTGGGGACTGTTCACCGCGCTGGGCAAGATGCTCAAGGTCTTGCGAGAGCGGGAGGGGCTGACACAGAAGCAGTTCGGGGAGATGGTGGGGTACGGGCCGGATGCCATCTCCGCCATGGAGCGAGGGGTGCGGATTACGAGGCCCGAGCTCCTGAAGAAGGCGGATGAACTCCTCAACGCCGGTGGGTTGTTGACGCAGGCAATCCCTGAGGTCGAGGCCGCGATGAAGAAGGCACGAACTCGTCATCCCGAGTGGTACCGAGGGTACGCAGACATGGAGGCGGAGGCCATTGAGCTCCACCACTACTGCAACCACGCGGTGCACGGGCTGCTTCAGACTGAGGATCACGCCCAAGCGGTGTTCAGCAAACGGCGCCCTTTCCTCAGCGAACAGCTCATCGAGAAGCGCATGGCCGACAGGCTCGACCGCCAGAAGGTCTTCGATCGTTGGCCGGCGCCGATCGTGAGTTACGTACTCGAAGAGGTCGTACTGGACCGGCCGATCGGTGGACGCCCCGTCCACCAGGAGCAGTTGCGGCGCATCGTGCACCTCAACAATATGCGGAACGTTGAGATCCAGGTAATGCCGACCCGGTGCGAGGAACACCCCTGCCTGGGCGGCGCTTTCAACCTGCTCGTGCCCAAGAGCCAAGGGCAGGTGGCCTACACGGAGGCCCAGGGCTACCCGCGTCTGATCACCGATCCCGAAGAGGTCAGGAAGATCGCCGACCGCTATGGGATCATGCGAGCGATGGCGCTTTCGCCTCGCGAGTCCCGTTCGTTGATCGAAAAGAAGCTGGAGGAGCTATGA
- a CDS encoding ATP-binding protein — translation MNSQISTPLSTPTDELAQRLSCTPRGARLARRLTAQQLAEWGYPHDSDVNDVAQHVVAELAANAVTHGRVPGRDFELRLLLLPEDTLRIEVSDTRGDRQLRIVPRWEIDEAGRGLVIVSVLARTWGVAERDVGKTVWVELPLKGGSVR, via the coding sequence GTGAACTCACAAATCTCCACCCCCCTCTCCACCCCCACCGACGAACTGGCCCAGCGCCTCAGCTGCACCCCACGCGGCGCCCGCCTGGCCAGACGCCTCACCGCCCAGCAACTCGCCGAGTGGGGATACCCGCACGACAGCGACGTGAACGACGTCGCGCAACACGTCGTTGCCGAACTCGCCGCGAACGCCGTCACGCACGGCCGCGTACCGGGACGGGACTTCGAACTCCGCCTCCTGCTGCTCCCGGAGGACACCCTGCGTATCGAGGTGAGCGATACGCGGGGCGACCGGCAACTGCGGATCGTGCCCCGGTGGGAGATCGACGAAGCCGGCCGGGGCCTGGTCATCGTGTCGGTCCTTGCCCGTACCTGGGGCGTGGCGGAGCGGGACGTCGGCAAGACGGTGTGGGTGGAGCTCCCTCTCAAAGGTGGATCGGTGCGCTGA
- a CDS encoding SMI1/KNR4 family protein has translation MQTVNWSDVRERTVALYARQGSRAGAGVVLPPVLSETQVCQAEEQFGVVFPDDYRQYLLRVSAGGRVRTLRVDQSGWRWDGDRSEDRANLHVPFPDHETALAASEDIWLMEPQEGDYASAAAYQADHDAWRETADAAEYARTSGAVSLCDDGCGFYTLLVVSGPMRGAMWFDGRATCDRLNPLLNDDGQPATFGEWYLDWLTREEPLTTPELRRAASDRWHAGTDVPICLRWFDS, from the coding sequence ATGCAGACTGTGAACTGGAGCGATGTCCGGGAGCGGACGGTCGCTCTCTATGCACGGCAGGGCTCGAGGGCCGGTGCCGGTGTCGTTCTGCCGCCGGTCCTGAGTGAGACCCAGGTGTGTCAGGCCGAGGAGCAGTTCGGTGTGGTGTTTCCCGACGACTATCGCCAGTACCTGCTGCGTGTCAGTGCCGGCGGGCGGGTTCGCACGCTCCGGGTCGATCAGAGTGGCTGGCGCTGGGACGGCGATCGGTCTGAGGACCGTGCGAACCTGCATGTTCCGTTCCCGGACCACGAGACCGCTCTCGCAGCGAGCGAAGATATTTGGCTGATGGAACCCCAGGAGGGTGACTACGCCTCTGCTGCGGCCTACCAAGCCGATCACGACGCGTGGCGGGAGACGGCCGATGCCGCCGAGTACGCGCGGACTTCCGGGGCCGTCTCTCTCTGCGATGACGGCTGCGGCTTCTATACCCTCCTCGTGGTCAGCGGGCCCATGCGTGGCGCCATGTGGTTCGACGGACGCGCGACCTGCGATCGCCTCAACCCGCTCTTGAACGACGACGGACAGCCCGCCACCTTCGGCGAGTGGTATCTGGACTGGCTCACCCGCGAGGAGCCGCTGACAACCCCGGAACTGCGTCGTGCGGCAAGCGACCGCTGGCACGCAGGGACGGACGTGCCCATCTGTCTGCGCTGGTTCGACTCGTAA
- the kstD gene encoding 3-oxosteroid 1-dehydrogenase, with product MNPESDSARRIELPSRRGVLAGAAAVAGVAVGADMGAAPKARAAAVLPLLGTYDVVVVGAGAAGMTAALTAAKQGLTCIVVEKAPTFGGSAARSGAGIWIPNNPVILAAGVPDTPAKAAAYLAAVVGPEVPAARQQAFLAHGPAMLSFVMANSPLRFRWMEGYSDYYPELPGGLPNGRSIEPDQLDGKVLGAELAHLNPPYLAVPAGMVVFSTDYKWLALAAVSVKGAAVAVECLARGTKAALKGQTPLTMGQALAAGLRAGLASAGVPVWLNTPLTDLHLESGAVTGAVVTQGGAPGLLRARRGVIVGSGGFEHNAAMRAQYQQQPIGTEWTVGAKENTGDGIRAGERAGGSLALMDDAWWGPAIPLPGEPYFCLAERTLPGGLLVNAASSRFVNEAGPYSDVVHTMYEGDATDPDIPAWLIVDQNYRNRYLFKDISPTFVLPADWYNSGAAYKAWTLDALATSIGVPPAALRTTVSRFNSLALNGDDTDFGRGDSAYDHYYTDPSILPNSCLAPLWLPPYYAFRIVPGDLGTKGGLRTDARARVLRADGTAIPGLYAAGNASAAVMGHSYAGAGSTIGPAMTFGYVAALAAAGVL from the coding sequence ATGAACCCAGAATCGGACTCTGCGAGACGTATCGAACTCCCCTCCAGACGAGGCGTGTTGGCAGGCGCCGCCGCAGTGGCCGGTGTTGCGGTCGGGGCGGACATGGGTGCCGCCCCAAAGGCACGGGCGGCCGCCGTCCTGCCCCTCCTCGGGACGTACGACGTCGTGGTCGTCGGAGCGGGCGCCGCCGGGATGACCGCCGCGCTCACGGCCGCCAAACAGGGGCTGACCTGCATAGTCGTCGAGAAGGCACCCACCTTCGGCGGGTCCGCCGCCCGTTCCGGTGCCGGGATCTGGATCCCCAACAACCCGGTGATCCTGGCGGCCGGAGTGCCGGACACCCCGGCCAAGGCCGCCGCCTACCTCGCAGCGGTCGTCGGGCCGGAGGTCCCCGCCGCCCGTCAACAGGCCTTCCTGGCCCACGGACCCGCCATGCTCTCCTTCGTCATGGCGAACAGCCCCCTCCGATTCCGCTGGATGGAGGGATACAGCGACTACTACCCGGAGTTGCCCGGCGGTCTCCCCAACGGCCGTTCCATAGAGCCCGATCAGCTCGACGGGAAGGTCCTGGGCGCCGAACTCGCCCACCTCAACCCGCCCTACCTCGCCGTCCCGGCCGGAATGGTCGTCTTCAGCACCGACTACAAGTGGCTGGCCCTCGCCGCCGTGAGCGTGAAGGGCGCGGCCGTCGCCGTCGAGTGTCTGGCGCGCGGCACGAAGGCTGCCCTCAAGGGGCAGACGCCGCTCACCATGGGCCAGGCCCTCGCCGCCGGACTGCGCGCGGGGCTGGCGTCGGCGGGGGTGCCCGTCTGGCTCAACACCCCTCTCACAGACCTCCACTTGGAGTCCGGAGCGGTCACCGGCGCCGTCGTCACCCAGGGCGGCGCCCCCGGTCTCCTCCGCGCCCGGCGCGGCGTGATCGTCGGCTCGGGCGGCTTCGAGCACAACGCGGCGATGCGCGCCCAGTACCAGCAGCAGCCCATCGGTACGGAGTGGACGGTCGGCGCGAAGGAGAACACGGGGGACGGAATCCGGGCGGGCGAACGGGCCGGGGGCTCCCTGGCCCTGATGGACGACGCCTGGTGGGGCCCGGCGATCCCGCTGCCCGGCGAGCCGTACTTCTGCCTGGCCGAACGCACCCTCCCCGGCGGCCTGTTGGTCAACGCGGCGAGCTCCCGCTTCGTCAACGAGGCGGGTCCCTACAGCGATGTCGTCCACACCATGTACGAGGGCGACGCCACCGACCCCGACATCCCGGCCTGGCTGATCGTCGACCAGAACTACCGCAACCGCTACCTCTTCAAGGACATCTCCCCGACCTTCGTACTCCCGGCCGACTGGTACAACTCCGGTGCCGCGTACAAGGCGTGGACCCTCGACGCCCTGGCGACCTCCATCGGCGTCCCGCCCGCCGCCCTGCGCACCACGGTCAGCCGCTTCAACTCCCTTGCCCTGAACGGCGACGACACCGACTTCGGGCGCGGCGACAGCGCGTACGACCACTACTACACCGACCCGTCCATCCTCCCGAACTCCTGCCTGGCCCCCCTGTGGCTGCCCCCGTACTACGCCTTCCGGATCGTCCCCGGCGACCTCGGCACCAAGGGCGGCCTGCGCACGGACGCCCGGGCGCGGGTACTGCGGGCCGACGGCACGGCGATCCCCGGCCTGTACGCCGCCGGCAACGCCAGCGCCGCCGTCATGGGCCACAGCTACGCGGGCGCGGGCTCGACGATCGGCCCGGCGATGACGTTCGGGTACGTGGCGGCACTGGCGGCGGCGGGGGTGCTCTGA
- a CDS encoding DsbA family protein: MSVLGMSLVTGCGQRYAEPYDTLAQVPEKLARNGTTILVGDPTAEVTVHLYEDMRCPYCEEFETKGGGPELQKAVLWRKVKAEYTLASFLDDRLGGSGSKKAANALRAALDAGRFAEYHEVLYANQPEESVDGFTDARLLELADEVDGLRTAAFESAVKTMKYRAFVTAAERAYEAVGEEPGKGPGTPTAVINDVRVPQEIRGVLYNSKVFADLLQTIKDRPGEWQAYKDYQPLPDPEDYGY; this comes from the coding sequence ATGTCCGTACTGGGCATGTCGCTCGTCACGGGATGCGGACAGCGGTACGCGGAGCCGTACGACACGCTGGCGCAGGTGCCCGAGAAGCTCGCCCGGAACGGCACGACCATCCTCGTCGGCGATCCAACCGCCGAGGTGACCGTGCACCTCTACGAGGACATGCGCTGCCCGTACTGCGAGGAGTTCGAGACGAAGGGCGGCGGCCCGGAACTCCAGAAGGCCGTGCTGTGGCGGAAGGTGAAGGCCGAGTACACCCTGGCCTCCTTCCTCGACGACAGACTCGGCGGCAGCGGCTCGAAGAAGGCGGCCAACGCGCTCCGGGCCGCCCTGGACGCCGGCAGGTTCGCCGAGTACCACGAGGTGCTGTACGCCAACCAGCCCGAGGAGTCGGTGGACGGCTTCACCGACGCCCGCCTCCTCGAACTGGCCGACGAGGTCGACGGGTTGCGCACCGCCGCGTTCGAATCGGCTGTGAAGACGATGAAGTACCGCGCCTTCGTGACCGCCGCCGAGCGCGCGTACGAGGCTGTCGGCGAGGAGCCGGGAAAGGGCCCGGGGACCCCGACCGCCGTGATCAACGACGTCCGTGTCCCCCAGGAGATCCGCGGGGTGCTGTACAACTCGAAGGTCTTCGCGGATCTGTTGCAGACGATCAAGGACCGCCCCGGAGAGTGGCAGGCGTACAAGGACTACCAGCCACTTCCGGACCCCGAGGACTACGGATACTAA
- a CDS encoding class I SAM-dependent methyltransferase, which translates to MDTSTGTGTGTDFVAATRVFYDAIAEDYFARFRSTLAAQPLERAVLAAYAEFVRGSGGGSGQVADLGCGPGWVTALLDSLGLSVFGLDLSESMLAVARRENPGLRFEQGSMLELDLADGTLAGVVSWYSTIHTPVDQLPALFGEFLRVLAPGGHLLLGFQAGDVHKHHDQPFGRPVSMTFQRRRPDRIADLLTEAGFTLASQTVRAADEAAGESSPQAFLMARKP; encoded by the coding sequence ATGGACACCAGCACTGGCACTGGCACCGGCACCGACTTCGTTGCCGCGACCCGCGTCTTCTACGACGCCATCGCCGAGGACTACTTCGCCCGCTTCCGTTCCACTCTCGCCGCCCAGCCGCTGGAGCGGGCCGTGCTCGCCGCGTATGCCGAGTTCGTACGGGGTTCAGGGGGCGGCAGTGGCCAGGTCGCCGATCTCGGGTGCGGGCCGGGGTGGGTCACCGCGTTACTCGACTCGCTCGGGCTGTCGGTGTTCGGGCTGGACCTGTCGGAGTCGATGCTCGCGGTGGCACGGCGGGAGAATCCGGGGCTGCGGTTCGAGCAGGGCTCGATGCTGGAGCTGGACCTCGCCGACGGGACGCTCGCCGGAGTCGTGTCCTGGTACTCGACCATCCACACCCCGGTCGACCAACTGCCCGCCCTCTTCGGCGAGTTCCTTCGCGTGCTCGCTCCGGGCGGGCACCTGCTGCTCGGCTTCCAGGCCGGGGACGTGCACAAGCATCATGACCAGCCCTTCGGACGCCCCGTGTCCATGACCTTCCAGCGGCGCCGGCCCGACCGGATCGCCGACCTGCTGACGGAGGCAGGGTTCACCCTCGCGTCGCAGACCGTACGGGCGGCGGACGAGGCGGCCGGGGAGTCGTCCCCGCAGGCGTTCCTGATGGCCCGCAAACCGTGA
- a CDS encoding cold-shock protein, translating to MATGTVKWFNAEKGFGFIAQEGGGPDVFVHYSAINASGFRSLEENQAVSFDVTQGPKGPQAENVTPV from the coding sequence ATGGCTACCGGAACCGTGAAGTGGTTCAACGCCGAAAAGGGCTTTGGTTTCATTGCCCAGGAAGGCGGCGGCCCGGACGTCTTCGTCCACTACTCCGCGATCAACGCGAGCGGATTCCGCTCTCTCGAAGAGAACCAGGCGGTTTCCTTCGACGTCACGCAGGGTCCGAAGGGCCCGCAGGCGGAGAACGTCACCCCGGTCTAA
- a CDS encoding menaquinone biosynthetic enzyme MqnA/MqnD family protein: MDNSRTRPRVGHIQFLNCLPLYWGLARTGTLLDFELTKDTPEKLSEKLVRGDLDIGPITLVEFLRNADDLVAFPDIAVGCDGPVMSCVLVSQVPLDRLDGARVALGSTSRTSVRLAQLLLAERYGVHPDYYTCPPDLSLMMQEADAAVLIGDAALRANLLDGPRYGLEVHDLGALWKEWTGLPFVFAVWAARKDYLAREPVLTRKVHEAFLASRDVSLEEVAKVAEQAARWEEFDAGVLERYFTTLDFRFGGPQLAAVREFARRVGPTTGFPADVEVDLLEP; this comes from the coding sequence GTGGACAATTCTCGCACCCGGCCGCGCGTCGGCCACATCCAGTTCCTGAACTGCCTGCCCCTGTACTGGGGGCTCGCGAGAACAGGCACGCTCCTCGACTTCGAGCTGACCAAGGACACCCCTGAGAAGCTCAGCGAGAAGCTGGTGCGCGGCGATCTCGACATCGGGCCCATCACCCTCGTCGAGTTCCTCCGCAACGCCGATGACCTGGTCGCCTTCCCTGACATCGCCGTCGGCTGCGACGGCCCGGTGATGTCGTGCGTGCTCGTCTCCCAGGTCCCCCTGGACCGCCTGGACGGCGCACGGGTGGCGCTCGGCTCGACCTCCCGTACCTCAGTACGCCTCGCGCAGCTGCTCCTGGCCGAGCGTTATGGCGTACATCCTGACTACTACACGTGTCCGCCCGATCTCAGCCTGATGATGCAGGAGGCGGACGCGGCGGTGCTGATCGGGGACGCGGCCCTGCGCGCCAACCTCCTGGACGGCCCGCGCTACGGCCTGGAGGTGCACGACCTGGGTGCCCTGTGGAAGGAGTGGACGGGTCTGCCGTTCGTCTTCGCGGTGTGGGCGGCCCGGAAGGACTACCTGGCCCGCGAACCGGTCCTGACCCGGAAGGTCCACGAGGCGTTCCTCGCCTCCCGCGACGTCTCCCTGGAGGAGGTCGCCAAGGTGGCCGAACAGGCGGCCCGCTGGGAGGAGTTCGACGCAGGGGTTTTGGAGCGCTACTTCACGACCCTCGACTTCCGCTTCGGCGGGCCGCAACTGGCAGCCGTACGGGAGTTCGCCCGCCGGGTGGGCCCGACGACGGGCTTCCCCGCGGACGTGGAGGTCGACCTGCTGGAGCCGTAG
- a CDS encoding serine/threonine-protein kinase, translating into MQPLDVGEPAVVGPYRLLGRLGSGGMGRVYLGRSAGGRTVAVKIVHPHFALDEEFRARFRREVEAARRVGGAWTAPVLDADPEAPVPWVATAYAAGPSLTAAITDDGPLPLDSVRALGAGLAEALTAVHALNLVHRDVKPSNVLLTLDGPLLIDFGIARATDGTASLTSTGVSVGSPGYMSPEQILGNPVTGAADVFSLGAVLAYAATGRSPFPGDSSAALLYKVVHEAPQLDGLGGELREVVEGCLAKDPSARPAPGEVARRLAPEGAARLVAGGWLPGAVVERVSRGAVALLNLEVQEGALSGAGAGLGEFGPPPVMPGQVLPGPRDAEPEPEPEPEPTDRTPGKVSVSVAATSAPVAGGRGRKLSCTVALAVAGALAAVTVGSGYVFDLLPGGDGGIGSSASEDSGQAADSPASSTAPSTVPGPVSGTMTVPASYVGTWEGPAVALEGTLPMGTFRVTVQQAAVGDKLGTFRQTDQIGGICDDDLFLKEVTKSRLVVTSVADKSNRDVCTTGSHRVLLTPVGDDLKYETDNPEAGDPVARMSRVG; encoded by the coding sequence ATGCAGCCGCTGGACGTCGGTGAGCCGGCCGTAGTGGGGCCCTACCGGCTGCTCGGGCGGCTCGGCTCGGGCGGGATGGGCCGGGTCTACCTGGGACGCAGCGCCGGTGGCCGTACCGTCGCGGTCAAGATCGTGCACCCGCACTTCGCGCTCGACGAGGAGTTCCGGGCCCGGTTCCGGCGCGAGGTCGAGGCGGCCCGGCGGGTCGGCGGCGCCTGGACGGCCCCCGTCCTGGACGCGGACCCGGAGGCCCCGGTGCCATGGGTGGCCACGGCGTACGCGGCCGGCCCCTCCCTGACGGCCGCGATCACGGACGACGGTCCCCTGCCCCTGGACTCCGTACGGGCACTGGGCGCCGGCCTCGCCGAGGCGCTGACCGCCGTACACGCCCTGAACCTCGTCCACCGGGACGTGAAACCGTCCAACGTCCTCCTCACCCTCGACGGCCCCCTCCTCATCGACTTCGGCATCGCCCGGGCCACGGACGGCACGGCGTCCCTGACATCGACCGGCGTCTCGGTCGGCTCGCCCGGCTACATGTCACCGGAACAGATCCTCGGCAACCCGGTCACGGGAGCGGCGGACGTCTTCTCCCTGGGTGCGGTACTGGCGTACGCGGCGACGGGCCGGTCCCCGTTCCCCGGTGACTCCTCGGCAGCGCTCTTGTACAAGGTTGTTCACGAAGCGCCCCAACTCGATGGGCTGGGTGGTGAGTTGCGGGAGGTGGTGGAGGGCTGCCTGGCGAAGGACCCCTCCGCACGACCGGCGCCCGGCGAGGTGGCCCGACGGCTCGCTCCGGAGGGGGCGGCGCGGCTGGTGGCGGGCGGGTGGCTGCCGGGGGCGGTGGTGGAGCGGGTCAGCCGGGGTGCGGTGGCGCTGCTGAACCTGGAGGTTCAGGAGGGTGCGCTGTCCGGGGCGGGGGCAGGGCTGGGCGAGTTCGGGCCGCCACCGGTGATGCCGGGGCAGGTGCTTCCGGGGCCTCGGGACGCGGAACCGGAGCCCGAGCCCGAGCCCGAGCCGACCGACCGTACGCCCGGCAAGGTCTCCGTGAGCGTGGCGGCGACCTCGGCACCCGTCGCCGGCGGGCGCGGACGGAAACTGAGCTGCACGGTGGCCCTCGCGGTGGCGGGCGCGCTGGCGGCGGTCACGGTGGGCTCGGGGTACGTGTTCGACCTGCTGCCGGGCGGTGACGGGGGCATCGGCTCGTCGGCGAGCGAGGACTCCGGCCAGGCTGCCGACAGCCCCGCATCGAGTACGGCTCCGAGTACGGTGCCGGGCCCGGTGAGCGGCACGATGACCGTCCCCGCGTCCTACGTCGGCACCTGGGAGGGGCCGGCCGTCGCCCTCGAGGGCACGCTACCGATGGGGACGTTCCGGGTGACGGTCCAACAGGCCGCCGTGGGCGACAAGTTGGGCACGTTCCGGCAGACCGACCAGATCGGCGGCATCTGCGACGACGACCTGTTCCTGAAGGAAGTCACGAAGAGCCGGCTGGTCGTCACGTCGGTCGCCGACAAGTCGAACCGGGACGTGTGTACGACGGGGTCGCACAGGGTGCTGCTCACTCCGGTGGGCGACGATTTGAAGTACGAGACGGACAATCCGGAGGCAGGGGATCCGGTGGCTCGGATGTCGCGGGTGGGGTAG